The Oscillatoria salina IIICB1 nucleotide sequence AAAACAATTATAAAAAATTAACTAAACTTGAGATAGAAGAGTCAAAATAAGATTGACGTTAAAATAGCGACTTTTTTATGCAGTCTCCTAACCATCCCAGGAACTCAGCCGAAAACTCAGAACGTCAATTGCTGGAAGAAAAGCTGCGCGCGAACGAAGCTGAACTGCGTAAACTTTTGGCAGCAATGCCAAATCTGGTATTAGTTCTCGATGCCGAAGCAAAAACGATTAATGTGATTCCCACGCTGGCAGTTATTTCTCCCGATGCTGATGTGGAACTAATCGATTTAACTATCGAACAATTTTATCATTCCCAGCGATCGCCAATTTTTTTGAGCCAGATTCGACAGGCATTAGCTAGCCAAGAAACTGTCCAATTCGAGTATGCTTTAGAACGCGATCGCGAGCAAATCTGGTTTGCTGCCAATATTTCTCCCTTATCCGCAGAGTTAGTAATTTGGGTTGCCAAAGAAATCACCGAAAGCTATCAAGCTAGAATTGCTTTACAACAAGCACGTCAAGACTTAGAACAACGAGTAGAAGAACGTACCGCCGAATTACAAGCGAGTGAGTCACGGTTTCGACGATTAGCAGAAAATGCCAAAGATGTAATTTATCGCTATCGCCTTCTTCCCCATCCAGAAATAGAATATATCAATCCAGCGATCGCTGCGGTCGTCGGTTATACGGCGGCAGAATTTTATGCCAATCCTGACTTACTTTGGCAAATTGTTCGCCGCGAGGATCGCCAAATTTGGCAAAGACAAATCAATTGTGTCGGCGATCGTCGCAATTCTTTACTAATTCTACGGTGGCTGCACCGAGATGGTAGAACTATTTGGATCGAACAACACAATACCTTTATTGAAGACGATCGAGGAGAAGTTATAGCGATTGAAGGTATTGTCCGCGATATTAGCCGACAAATAACCAGACAACAACCAAAACTTTTCCCCATTAACTCAAGACTCAAAACTCAACAGTTAGGAATTGATTTCACTCTGCCATACTCACTACCTGCATGGATAGCAGGATTAGTAACTACTTGCGTAACACTGACAATTGAATTCTTACGTCAGTCAGGAATTACTGTTCCCGTGCCATTTTTATTAATTATCGTCGCTGCGGTACTCTGTGGTAGTTTTGGGGGATTGAAATCCGGATTAGTCAGTGCTACAGTCTGGATCGTTTATTTAATTTGGGCTGCGTCGGTTCCCTTCGGTCCACCCACCTTAACCGGAGGAGTGTTAGAAGTTAGTTTAGGCGCGATCGCGGTTTTACTAGTAGCAGTCATTCAAGGACAAAAACAAGACCAAAATAACCAACTTACCAAAGCTTTACGCTTCGCCCACAATAGTCTAGATCGGCGTGTCGAAGAACGTACTGCCGCCCTAGAAAAAAGTAACGAAATTTTGCGAGAACAAATTGCCCATCGTCAAGCCGCAGAAACCGAACTGAAAAAACGTACTGCCGAACTTCAGGCGATCGCCGATAATGCTACTGATTTTATTGTCCGTTTTGACCGGCAATTGCGCCACATATTTGTTAATCAAGCTCTTACTGAAGCAGTGGGAATTTCCGGGGAAGAATATTTAGGCAAAACTAATGAAGAACTAGGAATGTCTCCGGAACTTTGTCGTTTTTGGAATCGGAAATTAGCAGAAGTTTTTCAGACAGGTAAAAGTCAACAAATTGAATTTGATTTCCAGACATTCAATGACGTGCGTACCTTTCAATCGACGCTCGTTCCCGAAAAAAACCACGATTCGCAAGTGGAAACTGTGCTGGGAATTACTCGCGATATTACTGCGCATAAAAAAACACAAGAAAAATTAGAAAGATCCGTAGCAGAACGCACTATTGAATTACGTCAAGCGAATGAAGAATTACAAAATGAATTGCAATATCGACAACAGATCGAAACAGCCCTTCGAGACTCTCAACAACAGTTGCAGGCAATTTTAGATAATACTCCCGCAATTATTTATTTGCTCGACAAAGAACAAAAATATCTGCTGATTAATCGTATGTACGAGCAATTATTTAATATTAGTCAAGAGCAAATCAAAGGTCAAAGCATTTATGATATTTGGGCTGAAGAATTTGCCGATAAATTCCAGGAAAATGATCGCCAAGTTATTGAAAATAAAACTTCAATAATCACCGAAGAAATTGCGCCGCACTCGGATGGAATTCATACTTATATTACAGTAAAGTTTCCCCTTTGTGACGAGCAGAATGTTGTTTATGCAATTGGCGGTATTTCTACAGATATTACCGCTCTGAAACAAACCGAAGCTTCGTTAAAAGAAGCAGAAAGACGTTGGCGAAGTTTACTAGAAAACGTGCGATTAATTGTCGTAGGATTGGATAACGAAGGTAATGTAGATTATGTTAATCATTTCTTTTTAGAATTAACTGAGTATACAGAAACAGAAGTTTTAGGTAAAAACTGGTTTGCCAATTTTCTTCCTCACTATCAAAAAACAAGAACTCATCAAACTTTTGGTGAATTGATCGAAAACAAATCCAACCTTTATTCCCAAAACTCCGTGCTAACCAAATCTGGCGAAGAAAGATTGATTGCTTGGAATAATACACTATTACGCAATGTCAAAGGAGAAACAATAGGTACTCTAAGTATCGGTGAAGATATTACCGAAAGATTTGCGATTGAACGGATGAAAGATGAGTTTATTTCCGTTGTTAGTCATGAATTACGCACTCCTTTAACTTCAATTCATGGAGCCTTAAATTTATTATCCAGTGGCTTATTAGACCCTAGTTCCGCTCGCGCCACTCGCGCCATCAAAATTGCGGCTGAAGCTGCGGAACGCTTAGTTAGATTGGTTAACGATATTTTAGAATTAGAACGCTTAGAATCGGGTAAAATCAGCTTGTGCAAACAGCAAGTAAATGTCCGCAAACTAATTTGGCAAGCAAGCGAACAAATGCAAGTAATGGCAAATCGGGCGGATATTCATCTGGAAGTATTAGCTGCCGATATCGAATTAAATATCGATCCAGATCGTATCCTTCAGGTACTGACTAATCTCATCAGTAATGCGATCAAGTTTTCCGAGCCGGGCAAGACAGTTTGGTTAAGTGTAGACTTAGTAGCAAGCGAAACGCGATCGCTAGTGCGCTTCCAAGTTCGCGATCGCGGTCGAGGTATTCCGGCTGATAAAATTGAAACAATCTTCGAGCGTTTTCACCAGGTAGATGTTTCTGATTCTCGCAAAAAAGGCGGTACAGGCTTAGGATTAGCAATTTGTCGCAGTATTGTCGAACAACACGGAGGTCAAATTTGGGTAGAAAGTATCCTCAACCAAGGTAGTAGTTTTTACTTTACTTTACCCAGAAGGGAGAGTGCCGATGAATGCAACTAAACGCATCCTTGTCATTGACGATGAAGATGGTGTTCGCGAAATTATTCAAATGAGTATCGAAGTAGCCGCAGGATGGGAAGCAATCGGTGTCGCATCGGGAAGCGAGGGATTAGCGATCGCGGCAACCGAACAACCTGATGCTATTTTACTCGATGTAATGATGCCTGACATGGACGGGATTGCCACTTTTCAACGATTACAAGCTAATTCAGCTACTCGCCACATCCCCACAATTTTACTCACAGCTAAAGCAAAAATTAGCGAAAAACAGCAGTTACTTAATCTCGGTGTCGCCGGAGTTATTACTAAACCCTTTGAGGCGATGAGTTTAGTCGCACAAATTCAATCTCTACTTCATTGGTGATTGGGGACACTGGAAGAGGGGGTTTTCACCCTTATCAGTTATCAGTTAGCAGTGAACAGTCACCAGTGAACAGTTACCAGTGAACAGTTACCAGTTTATTCGCTAATTGCTTCTTGTCTCCAATCTCTACTGATATACTGATAACTGCTCACTGAAAACCCCAATCCCCAATCCCCCATCCCTCAACTCACAAAATCCTCACAATTATCTTTTAACTTGAAGTCATAGTCTGAAAAACAGTTGTAGGACTTCAGTTAATGAATGAAAATTTTTCATCCCAGTCTACCAATAAACAGGCTACTTCAGCCGTCGATCCTGTTTGCCAGGAAACAACAATCTCCGTTAAGCTCAATTGTCGTTCCCAGTCAGTATCTATTTTTACTTATCCCAAGATAAACTTTTTTATCCCTAGCCTCAGTGATTCTGAAAACTACGAATCAGACGTTGAATTAGCTATTGATGTCTTTAAATCTCGTAATCCCAAATTAATCAAAGCTCTCAAGGATTTTTTCCTAATTTCACCTAGTCCTACCTATATCGAGCAAATTTTCACCACTGCCATTTATCGATTTGCTGAGAGTGATTCTGATACTTGTCGCTGGCTTTTGCATCATCCGGATTATTTAATGCCCGAACTCGATCTAGTTGAATTAGCAAGTAAATTAGTTATCTTTAACCTCAAAAATTCTGTCTTAATTCCCGAACGAGATTTCAGTTTTAAAGCCAATGGTCAACTTTATCTTAATGAACGAGCTAAGGCAGAGTTATTACGCAAAAGTTGCTCAACTGATTGGCTGATTATTAAGGAAATTTTACAACTTGGTTGAATTTTAAGGAGAAGTTTATGACTATTAAAATTTTGTTAGTAGATGACGATATGGATAATATTTTCTTACTCGAAGAGTTACTTCACGAGGAAAATTTTGAAATTTTTAGTGCGCCAAATGGTTGGTTAGGTTTCTTGAAAGCAAAAGAAATTCAACCTAACTTAATTATTAGCGATCTGCAAATGCCTGTGCTGAATGGATACGAATTTTTGCGGAAAATTCGTACCGATCAAACTTTGGTTAATACTCCGTTTATCTTGCTGACTTCTTATCAGGATTGCGAACGTCGCGATCGAGCTTTTCAGCTTGGGGCTAACGCCTATTTAACCAAACCAGTAGATTTCAATGTTTTACTAGAAACAATTACCGAACAAGTGAGGAAAAAAAAGCTTGAAAAAACTGTTTATGCGAATTGTCAACTTTGTTGAAGTTGCTAATTGGCTTGTTGACTGCTCCCCTCCCTCCGCGTGGCTAAAGAGAGGGGATTCTTAAGCCATAAACCCAGTTTTTCTGGTAATTCACCAGCTTTGAGATTAGAGGGTTTCGGCGAGTTGATAAGGACTAGTTAATTTATCCAGTTGCTTGACTAATAAGCTGAGGAATAAACCGACATCGGTAACTACGCCGACAGATTCGATTGAGCCGCGATCGCTTAATTTGGTTACTACGGCTGGGTTAATATCGACACAGACCATTTTCACCCCGGCTGGGGTCATGTTACCGACACCAATTGAGTGCAACATGGTGGATAACATTAAAATCATGTCTGCACCTTCGATTAACCGAGCGTATTCTTGTTGTGCTTTAATTAAGTCCATCTCGGTATCTGGTAAAGGTCCGTCGTCGCGAATTGAACCTGCTAAACAGAAGGGGACGTTCTTTTTGACGCATTCATACATTACGCCTTTTGTCAAGAGTCCGGCTTCAACTGCTTTGGCGATGCTACCATAGCGACGAATTGTGTTAATAATTTTTAAATGGTGGCGATGTCCGCCGCGCACTGCGACACCGCGTTTCATATCGACACCGAGGGAAGTTCCCATTAAAGATTGTTCGATATCGTGAACGGCGATCGCGTTTCCGCCGAGTAGCGCTTGGACGTAACCTTCGCGGATTAAACTAGATAAATGCTGCGAGCCGCCTGTATGAATTACGACCGGACCTGCGGTAACAACTACTTTACCACCTCGATCGCGGATTTGGCGCAATTCCCAAGCAATTTGTTCGACAACTAATTCCACGCGACGCTCTGAGGATACTCCCGCACCCATAAAGCTGAATTCTTGGGATTCCTTACGCTGCTCTCTGGCTTCGGGTTTACGGACGGTGCGAATACCTTCCACACCTACAACTACTTGCTCGCCAACTTCTACATCCCGTAATATTTTACAACGAGCGACGACACCAGAGTCAGTTTCGGTAATTGCGATCGCGCCATCCATCCGTTGATTTTGTACTCGCACCCACTTACCATTTACCCGTACTTCTGTCGGATAAATCGTGGTTACGTAGAAATCATCTGGGGCTACACCAGCCATCGTGACGGGTTCTAACAAAGCATCATGTTCGTCTTGGGGACGATCTAACGCACCCAAGTCGATTAGTTGAGTCATAATATCTTCCATTACTTCGTGGGAAGGTGCTGATACCTTCACATCTGCAACAGAAGTGCTTTGTCGCTGTTCGCCTAAATTAAAGTTAAGAACTTGGAAACTACCGCCATTTTCGACGACTAAATCTAAAGCGCGGTTCATTATTCCCGCGTCAAGCAAATGTCCTTCTAAGCGAATTGTGCGACTTTCTACTGGTTGGTTAGCGTGGATTTCTTCTCGTACGGGTTCGGTTACGCGCAGTGTCAAACATTTCGCCGCACCGCCAGCTTTCAAAAATTCTGTTAATTGGGTTTCAACTACCTCGAAACCTACATTCGCCAGACACTTTTTCAACTCGTCGCTGGCTTTATTCATCACGACTGTGCTGTTAACATTAACCGCATTACAAGCAAAATTTACGGCATCTGTTTCTTCAATAGCGAGCCGTTTTTCTGCGGGAACGCGCCTTTCAATTAAAGCGTTGGAATAAGCATCAAATGCCGGGGGATAGTAAAGTAAATAACCGCCAGTTAGGGGACAGAAACAAGTATCGAGGTGATAGAAACGTTCGTCGATTAAACGGAGGGAAAGTACCTCAATATCTAACCATTTGGCAATGTAACTATGAGAATCTAATTCGGAACGAAAACCGTATCCTGCCCACAACCAACGTCCTTCGCGGTCTAACAGGGCGTCGCCTGCGCCTTCAAAAGGTAAGTCTTTTGGTAATTCGTAAACTGTATAACCGTTGTCTTCAAACCACTTTTTGAAATAAGGTTCTTCCCCTTGACGTTCTTTGTGTAAAAAGCGACTGAGGACGACATTTTTACCTAATACTAATCCGGCATTGGCAGTAAATACCATATCGGGCCACCCTTGGGCGGGTGTTACTAAATCGACGATCGCCCGATCTTTGAGGTTATGATACAGTTTGTACCATTGATCTACCGCGCGATCGCGCGAGGATTTGTGAATATTCCCCTCCATCCACGGATTAATTACATAATCTACGTCGTAATGATCGGGAGGACACATGAGGAAGCGAATCGAGTCTGTCATAATCGAGCTAAGATAATTTGAGGTAGATGTCCGATCTATTTCCTAATTGAAATAGAATTGTTCTCGCCACCAGGCAGCATTATATTTTATTATTTTGCGTTGCTAAGCAACAAATTTTTCGCAATTTTTTTTATCCTTAAGTGCCTTGACAAAAGCTAAAAAATATGCAGCAAGACAAATTAAGTCTTCGTTTTTCAAGAGAGTTTTCTTTAGTTAGGGATTAACTACGAGCAGGTGGAGGCATTTTTCTTTCCGGACGAGATAAGCGTTCTAAGTATAGCAAGCCAGCATAAAGAGAAAAAGCTAAAATTGCTACAGCGATCGCGCCCGCCCATATTTTAGCGGAATTTTGTTGTTGGACGCCTTCAAAAAGCAGCGTCCCCAGTCCACCAGCATTAAATTTAGCACCAATAGCGGCGATCGCTACAGCCACGATCGTCGCCAAGCGCACTCCCGCCAAAAAAACTGGTAAAATTAAAGGGAACTCTACCCACCACCAAGATTGCCAGGCATTCATTCCCATACCCTTCGCAGCTTCTAAAATTGCCGGGTCGATTGAATTTAAACCGACAGAGATATTCCGGACTAAAATTATCTGAGTATAAATTACCATCGCGATAATTACCGCTCGAGCATTGAGTCCAAAAATCGGCACTAGCAAAATAATTAACGCCAAACTGGGGATAGTATAAAGAATACCCAGAATTCCTAACACCAAAACCGACAGCGATCGCACTTTGGTAATTAATATTCCTAATGGTAAAGCAATTAAGACGGCAATTAACACCGCCAAAGTTGTCATTTGCAGATGTTTGAGTAAATATTCGCAGACAATTGTGGGATGTTCGACAATATAGTTCATTCAATCTTAATTTTTAGCTTAAATGGTCTAATCTTGTAGTGCGACCATCCATTCGACTACGCTCAGGACAAGCCTTGGTCGCTCTTTTTTAACTGTAGTTAACTATAGTTATACCAATTTACTTTAACTGCACTACATAATTTTGTGTAGAGACGTTGCATGCAACGTCTCTACAGGTCTGCGTCTGTAGCATTAGTTTATGTAAATGGTATTAATTATGAGAATCCGACTATCTTGGTCGCTCTTTTTCAACTATAGTTAATTATGAGAATCCGACTATCTTGGTCGCTCTTTTTCAACTATAGTTAATTATGAGAATCCGATCTAATCTTGCTCTTTTCTAATTGACACTTCTCACTTTAAAATATTATAGTCACTGACTGCCACCAGCAAAAATGAACTTAAAAATCTGGTTACTTACACTCTTACTTATTTTTCTCCAATTAATCGCCCCCTTACCTACTTTCGCAACCACAGAATCTCCTTTAACCGTCTTAGAAAAAATCTTCACAGAAGAATTACAACCCGAATGGTTTACTCCTACTTTTCTGCGACAAATTCCTTTACCACAAATTGAAAATATCATTAATAATATCGAAGGAACTCTCGGCGAAATCCAAGAAATACAACCAGATGAAACTAATTATCGCATAATTTTTGAGCGAGGAACTGTTCCCACCAAAATTAAACTCAACGATAACAATCAAATTGAATTATTACTGTTTCTTCCACCCACCCTTAATAGCATTAGTTTAACCGAAGCTATTGCTAAATTTCGTTCCTTTCCTGGTGAAGTAAGTTTTCTCGTTCAAAAAGACAACCAAGTCATAGCAGAACTTAATTCCAACCAATCTTTAGCTGTCGGTTCTGCTTTTAAATTAGCAGTATTAGCCACACTACAACAAGAAATTGCTGCGGGAAAAAGTAATTGGGACGACGTAGTTAAACTTCAACCAGAATGGAAAAGTTTACCTAGTGGTTTATTACAAACTTGGCCTGATTATACACCACTTACACTGCAAACTCTAGCTACTTTAATGATTTCTATTAGCGATAATACAGCTACCGATTCGTTAATTCAAATTCTTGGGAAAGAATCAATAGAAACTATCTCTCCTCGCAACCAACCTTTTCTTACTACTCGCGAAGCATTTATCCTCAAAAATCCCCAAAATCAACAATTATTGTCGCGTTATCGTCAGGGAAATATTACTGAAAAAAGGCAATTATTACGAGAAATAAGTCAAGCATCGTTACCAGATGTTACTCTTTTTAATGGCAATCCTGTCGCGCTTGATGTAGAATGGTTTTTTAGTAGTCAAGAATTGTGTGATTTGATTTCTTCTGTTGCTGAATTACCTATAATGGGAATTAATCCAGGTGTAGTTAATCCTCAAAATTGGCAGCGTGTTGCTTTTAAAGGTGGTTCGGAACCAGGAGTATTAAATTTAACTACTTGGTTAGAAAGTAAAGAGGGAAACACTTATTGTGTTGTTGCTACTATCAATGATACTGCACCAATCGATGAAGCTGGTTTTGTTAGTATCTATAGTAGCGCGATCGCGGGACTAGAAGAAACTATATCTCATTCCAGTGATAAATAGTGACAAATCTTTGCGACACATTGATCGATGTCTAAAGATGTGAGCGCAAATGTCTCTCTTGTGGGCGTAATTTTTAGTAAATCGAAGCTTTATTACTTAAATAACCAGTCGATAAATTTGAGTTTTCCTTCATAGGGTGGATAGCGCAATTTAATATCTAACCAAAAGGGCTTTTTAACGATGCTTTTCGGATGGGAAAAAGTGTCAAAAGTGGCTTTTCCGTGATAGTTTCCCATTCCACTGTCACCAACTCCACCAAAAGGAAGTTCGGGAGGAATTATATGAGAAATTGTCTCGTTAATACAAACACCACCAGAGGAAGTTTCTTGTAAAATTCGCTGTTGATTGTGTTTATTTTTGGAGAAGAAGTAAAGTGCGAGAGGTTTGGGACGAGAATTAACTTGCGCGATCGCGTCTCCTAAGTCATCATAGTCTAATACGGGCAGCAAGGGACCGAATATTTCGGATTGCATAATCTCATCATCCCAGTTTACCCCGTCGATAACCGTCGGAGCAATATAGCGATCGCTGGGATTAATTTCACCCCCAACGACAACTTTACCCCCAGAATGTAACAATTTTTGCAGACGAGCAAAGTGGCGATCGCTAATAATCCTTGCATAATCTTGACTGGTCGCCGGATTATCAGTATAAAATTCTTGAATACATTGCTTAATTCCTGCTAAAAGTGGTTCTTTAATACTGCGATGTACCAATAAATAATCTGGTGCAATACAAGTTTGTCCCGCATTAATAAATTTACCCCAAGTAATCCTTCTCGCGGTAAGTTCTAAATCGACATCTGGTTCGATAATACAGGGACTTTTACCACCTAATTCTAAAGTTACCGGAGTTAAATTTTTAGCCGCAGCCTGCATAATTATTCTGCCAATTTCCGTACCACCTGTAAAGAAAATATGGTCAAATTTTTCCGCTAATAATTCTTGAGTAACTTCCTTTCCACCTTCCACAACAGCCAGAAAATCCGACTCAAAATATTTCCCAACCAATTTAGCAACTAC carries:
- a CDS encoding PAS domain S-box protein; its protein translation is MQSPNHPRNSAENSERQLLEEKLRANEAELRKLLAAMPNLVLVLDAEAKTINVIPTLAVISPDADVELIDLTIEQFYHSQRSPIFLSQIRQALASQETVQFEYALERDREQIWFAANISPLSAELVIWVAKEITESYQARIALQQARQDLEQRVEERTAELQASESRFRRLAENAKDVIYRYRLLPHPEIEYINPAIAAVVGYTAAEFYANPDLLWQIVRREDRQIWQRQINCVGDRRNSLLILRWLHRDGRTIWIEQHNTFIEDDRGEVIAIEGIVRDISRQITRQQPKLFPINSRLKTQQLGIDFTLPYSLPAWIAGLVTTCVTLTIEFLRQSGITVPVPFLLIIVAAVLCGSFGGLKSGLVSATVWIVYLIWAASVPFGPPTLTGGVLEVSLGAIAVLLVAVIQGQKQDQNNQLTKALRFAHNSLDRRVEERTAALEKSNEILREQIAHRQAAETELKKRTAELQAIADNATDFIVRFDRQLRHIFVNQALTEAVGISGEEYLGKTNEELGMSPELCRFWNRKLAEVFQTGKSQQIEFDFQTFNDVRTFQSTLVPEKNHDSQVETVLGITRDITAHKKTQEKLERSVAERTIELRQANEELQNELQYRQQIETALRDSQQQLQAILDNTPAIIYLLDKEQKYLLINRMYEQLFNISQEQIKGQSIYDIWAEEFADKFQENDRQVIENKTSIITEEIAPHSDGIHTYITVKFPLCDEQNVVYAIGGISTDITALKQTEASLKEAERRWRSLLENVRLIVVGLDNEGNVDYVNHFFLELTEYTETEVLGKNWFANFLPHYQKTRTHQTFGELIENKSNLYSQNSVLTKSGEERLIAWNNTLLRNVKGETIGTLSIGEDITERFAIERMKDEFISVVSHELRTPLTSIHGALNLLSSGLLDPSSARATRAIKIAAEAAERLVRLVNDILELERLESGKISLCKQQVNVRKLIWQASEQMQVMANRADIHLEVLAADIELNIDPDRILQVLTNLISNAIKFSEPGKTVWLSVDLVASETRSLVRFQVRDRGRGIPADKIETIFERFHQVDVSDSRKKGGTGLGLAICRSIVEQHGGQIWVESILNQGSSFYFTLPRRESADECN
- a CDS encoding response regulator, coding for MNATKRILVIDDEDGVREIIQMSIEVAAGWEAIGVASGSEGLAIAATEQPDAILLDVMMPDMDGIATFQRLQANSATRHIPTILLTAKAKISEKQQLLNLGVAGVITKPFEAMSLVAQIQSLLHW
- a CDS encoding response regulator yields the protein MTIKILLVDDDMDNIFLLEELLHEENFEIFSAPNGWLGFLKAKEIQPNLIISDLQMPVLNGYEFLRKIRTDQTLVNTPFILLTSYQDCERRDRAFQLGANAYLTKPVDFNVLLETITEQVRKKKLEKTVYANCQLC
- the argZ gene encoding bifunctional arginine dihydrolase/ornithine cyclodeaminase; translated protein: MTDSIRFLMCPPDHYDVDYVINPWMEGNIHKSSRDRAVDQWYKLYHNLKDRAIVDLVTPAQGWPDMVFTANAGLVLGKNVVLSRFLHKERQGEEPYFKKWFEDNGYTVYELPKDLPFEGAGDALLDREGRWLWAGYGFRSELDSHSYIAKWLDIEVLSLRLIDERFYHLDTCFCPLTGGYLLYYPPAFDAYSNALIERRVPAEKRLAIEETDAVNFACNAVNVNSTVVMNKASDELKKCLANVGFEVVETQLTEFLKAGGAAKCLTLRVTEPVREEIHANQPVESRTIRLEGHLLDAGIMNRALDLVVENGGSFQVLNFNLGEQRQSTSVADVKVSAPSHEVMEDIMTQLIDLGALDRPQDEHDALLEPVTMAGVAPDDFYVTTIYPTEVRVNGKWVRVQNQRMDGAIAITETDSGVVARCKILRDVEVGEQVVVGVEGIRTVRKPEAREQRKESQEFSFMGAGVSSERRVELVVEQIAWELRQIRDRGGKVVVTAGPVVIHTGGSQHLSSLIREGYVQALLGGNAIAVHDIEQSLMGTSLGVDMKRGVAVRGGHRHHLKIINTIRRYGSIAKAVEAGLLTKGVMYECVKKNVPFCLAGSIRDDGPLPDTEMDLIKAQQEYARLIEGADMILMLSTMLHSIGVGNMTPAGVKMVCVDINPAVVTKLSDRGSIESVGVVTDVGLFLSLLVKQLDKLTSPYQLAETL
- a CDS encoding ABC transporter permease: MNYIVEHPTIVCEYLLKHLQMTTLAVLIAVLIALPLGILITKVRSLSVLVLGILGILYTIPSLALIILLVPIFGLNARAVIIAMVIYTQIILVRNISVGLNSIDPAILEAAKGMGMNAWQSWWWVEFPLILPVFLAGVRLATIVAVAIAAIGAKFNAGGLGTLLFEGVQQQNSAKIWAGAIAVAILAFSLYAGLLYLERLSRPERKMPPPARS
- a CDS encoding serine hydrolase; this translates as MNLKIWLLTLLLIFLQLIAPLPTFATTESPLTVLEKIFTEELQPEWFTPTFLRQIPLPQIENIINNIEGTLGEIQEIQPDETNYRIIFERGTVPTKIKLNDNNQIELLLFLPPTLNSISLTEAIAKFRSFPGEVSFLVQKDNQVIAELNSNQSLAVGSAFKLAVLATLQQEIAAGKSNWDDVVKLQPEWKSLPSGLLQTWPDYTPLTLQTLATLMISISDNTATDSLIQILGKESIETISPRNQPFLTTREAFILKNPQNQQLLSRYRQGNITEKRQLLREISQASLPDVTLFNGNPVALDVEWFFSSQELCDLISSVAELPIMGINPGVVNPQNWQRVAFKGGSEPGVLNLTTWLESKEGNTYCVVATINDTAPIDEAGFVSIYSSAIAGLEETISHSSDK
- a CDS encoding aldehyde dehydrogenase, which gives rise to MLIEKEITAQIVARQRRFFQTGKTKDIGFRVEQLKQLKQVIIDNQTEIAQAVQADLRKPKFETVAAEILLCIEEINYALKKLKSWTKPKKVATPLNLFPASAQIVSEPLGVVLIIGAWNYPFQLVIAPLIGAIAAGNCAILKPSEIAAHTSEVVAKLVGKYFESDFLAVVEGGKEVTQELLAEKFDHIFFTGGTEIGRIIMQAAAKNLTPVTLELGGKSPCIIEPDVDLELTARRITWGKFINAGQTCIAPDYLLVHRSIKEPLLAGIKQCIQEFYTDNPATSQDYARIISDRHFARLQKLLHSGGKVVVGGEINPSDRYIAPTVIDGVNWDDEIMQSEIFGPLLPVLDYDDLGDAIAQVNSRPKPLALYFFSKNKHNQQRILQETSSGGVCINETISHIIPPELPFGGVGDSGMGNYHGKATFDTFSHPKSIVKKPFWLDIKLRYPPYEGKLKFIDWLFK